The DNA window TGACAAGTGGTTGTACACTTGCtagaatatattaaattttattctatttataaaagaaaatatactttttaaatttattaaataatcaatatatttaaATTGTATTATAGACTAGATATATGGATGATTCAATAAAACTAAATAAGACGATGAATGGCAAAATTGACAATTCCAACTAAATAATACAAGCGACAACAACTAATCATTCCAGAAAAAACAAAGCATGCAAAATGAATAGAAGGATTAAGAAACATACCAACCCCAGAAAGACCAATCAGGAAAAACAATGTCCCGCGTCCACCGATCAATACAGTAACCAAAAACCGGTGGCGGGCCTGTAACATTGGGCCCATGACCATCATACAAGCCCACGGGCACCACAGGCTTATCATTacaatcaaacatcatttccatgtcgGCAACTTTCCCAGGATACCTCCTCAGCAACTGCAAAATCCCCCAAATCGTGAAGACACTTCGCGTCTGTATCGATTCTCTGTAATTCTCCACATAGCCTCTTCCGTTTTTCACCACCAACCTAAAATGCGCCGTTTTCTTTGCATTCTCTAATGTTTCTCTGCTTATTCCTTTCTCCTTCCATGGCTTTAAATCCTCGTGAATCCACCGGAAATACTCCGGACATGTTGCGTCGTTCTTCTCTGTTTCCGATGTTGTTGTCGGATAATTTCTCGAACATGTTGTTTGGTTTCCTTTGCTACAATTCAGTAACGTTGAAGTCTGTTTCGTTGTTTCTCTGCTTGGAACATTTGCTACTAACGTTTGGTTTGCGACGGTTTTTGTTGTCGGTTTGATGTTAGTCGTAGAAAGTGTAGACTGCATGCatgaaatcaaataaattaatcaatAGTCAAACGGAATTATAGAAAATAAGCGATTGTGTAATAAGCTGAAATAACTAACTAACCCAGAGGGAAGAGATGAAAGCAGCGGTGAAGAGGATgaggaagaagagaagagaggtgTAAAGAGTAACAGGAACATGTCTGAGAACaagaggatgtttcttcttgaaCTTCTGCATTAATAAAATTATCTTAGTATTATGCTCTGTtctattgatgtttttgttggggGTGTGAAAGAGTTAGCTACATGTTTCACTAAAATAACAATAATGTTTTAAATTCAATTTGGTCCTCACAATTTTTTGTGTGGTCCAATTCGGTGACAAATGATCCAAATTTGGAAATAATTTAGTCATTTTATAATAATGaatcaaattaattgataaaCTGATTTATCTTTTGTATATAAAAGTTAGAATTAGATGTTATTTTTTGTCATTTAGTTAATTAGGTCGCTATCAAATTGCATCTTTTACTCTAATTAATAATAGTGTGTAATTCTCATGAGTCCTTTTCATGATTGACAGCTATTATGATACTTGCCATTTGGCAACTAGATTAGTTTTCGGTGTCAAATATATAAAAAGTGTATAAATACAAATGTTTAAAATATTGAATTgagtaaaaaataatatttttctatttataaaaaagtTTATATTTTAATACATTGAATAACTAATACTAGTATATctgaataatatataaattaaatatattatttatttaataaatttaaaagatattttttataaataaaatcagaAAGAATAATAATATCTTAAAGAGAATAAAATACTatagaatattttattttctctttatttgatAAAAGTGTTTCTCTTTCTTAAattaaaactagtaacaaacccgtgcgtacgTACGGTTTCGGTTCGGTTATGCGTATTTGGAcagatcatttattttaaataaaatgataaaaaagaaaaaaatatttagataaataattgattatttcatatataaaaatattttgatcaataataaattttttcccgtataccatttttagataaaaaatatttgatcataaataccatttctcatatataaaaatatttaaatcaataatagattttttttcgtatacatACTTCATTTTTGTTAGGTATcagttacaaaaatatttggatcaataggaAATTtcgtatatttaaaaatatttagatcaatagtagattttttcccgtataccatttttgaataaaaatatttggatcataaataccattttttctaaataatagatttttttccgtatataaatattatttttgtttttgtatcatttacaaaaatatttagatcagtattaaatttttgtatataaaaatatttagatcaataatagattttttggcctacgccattttttaataaaaaatatttggatcctaaataaaaattttcgtatataaaaatatttaaatcaataacagattttttttccgtatacagacttcatttttatttaggtatcatttacaaaaatatttgaatcactagtaaatttcgtatataaaaatatttagatcaaaagtagatattttcccgtataccatttttgaataaaaaatatttggatcataaatgccattttttgtaaataatagattttttccgtatataaatattatttttgttttggtatcatttacaaaaatatttagatcggtattaaatttttgtatataaaaatatttagatgaataatatatttttcggcctatgccatttttgaataaaaaaaatatttggatcataaataacatttttttgtatataaaaatatttagatcaataatagattttttcccgtatacagacttatttttgtttatgtatcatttacaaaaatatttggatcaatagtaaatttcgaatataaaaatatttagatcaatagtagattttttcccgtataccatttttgaataaaaaatatttggatcataagtacCATTTTCGTAAATCATAGCTTTTTTTccttatacaaatattatttgtatttaggtatcatttacaaaaatatttggatcaatattaaattttcgtatacaaaaatatttaaatcaataatagatttttttccgtatatcatttttggatcaaaaatatttgatcataaataccatttcttgtatataaaaatatttagatcaataatagatttttttccgtataccgacttcatttttgtttaggtatcatttacaaaaatatttagatcaatattaaattttcgcatataaaaatatttatatcaataatagattttttgaataaaattttcccgtataccattttttaccaaaaaatattacgatcataaataacatttttcgtatataaaaaaatatatatcaataatagatttttttttaaagaaagaagtgagaaagtgatgaaagagaaaaaaaatagagaatggagaaagacttgataagtttgataaaatatgatgGCTgtgttattttaataataaaattaaaaaacttattgtgcaaagaccaaataaccacaattttaatgtggtggcaaaaactcaaataagggtattttgactttcccacaaccattaattttcttatattatagatttaagtttaTCCGTTTTTGGAAAacacttttatatttatattaataaataaactcTTATTTCACTATTTCAAACATttgtatttaatatatatatatatatatatatatatatatatatatatatatatatatatatatatatatatatatataaacaaatgtTTGAAATACTGAATTGAGAGTTGAGACTTTTCATGTCTTTTACTTTGCAGGAGAGAACTTCGATATAGAGATTGAATGAACacttgaatgattgtgattgtGTATTTTTGAAGGATTTGGATTCTCACAGGAGTAAGGTAACTAAAGTCATGTCCTATGCTTTTAGGAAACCtgagggtccttgtatacaagctcaagaggaagcttaAGGGAATGCTGAtaagaagcatgtgggtccttgcattgtaagctcaggaggaggctaatcgagggtcatcgagggtccttgttatagcacaagagaaagctatgttggcttgACTAGTGTGGCTCTAAGTAAAGGGttaagaggtttcaccggaaataattcctcttgggtagaTGCACCCTATTGTTgatctaaggcttttttcaagatgtttcaccgggaataattcatcttgaggcaagaatctatgttattctattcAGGAGAGAGGCTACACcaagaataattcatcttgaggcaAGAGTCTATGTTATTCTATTCAGGAGAGAGGCTTCACCGGGAAGTAATCCTCACTCTCaggtcatagtcctataatatatacatGTTTATTTGTGTTAAGGTTTTTCTCTGACGAAGATCTAAACAGTATATATTTACAGTTTATATTTGAACAAAAGTATTTAAAGCAGTAAACTGAAAGCTATAAACACTTACCAGGGTGAAGAGGAGGCTCAGGATGTATATACAAAGCCTTATTGAAcagttaaatattttattgaaaacagttgaatgttttattgaaatgaaaataaaaggtgttgggtcttataaCTCAGGGAGAAAGCCCATTGAAATATTTACTGTAAGAACAAAGGGTGTTGGGTCTTATACTGTAATAGAGGCCCAAAAAGGTTTGCattgaaaacagatgagaaggTGATTTAAAAACAGttaaaaattgaattgaaaatatATTGAAAGATTGAACTAGAAGTAGATGAGAGGTTTGATTGAAAAGACTGTttgaagtttgattgaaaacagtttaagagtttgaaaacaaaagaattgAAGTTTGGGAGTTTATACCTCAGAAGAGGGGCCCAAAGGTCTAAGAGTAGTTTTACCGAGAATATTGCCCCTCTTAGTAccatagttttgttttaaaaaacagatGAAAATAGCAGAAGAAAAGGCTTAGGTATTATACCTCAAAAGAGGGGCCTAAATGGTCTAGGagcagtttcaccgggaataatgcccctcCTAGTACCAGAGATTTAAAACAGATGAGAGAGTTTTGTACAGAAAacaaagttttgaaaacagacaaagtatgtacaaaaacaaaaaaagggttgggtcttacactctttaAAAATCAAGAGGCCCAAACGAAATGATTACTGTTGATGAGAATAGTTGAAAGAtatgtttgaaatttgttttgaatgaaattgatttgaactgaaattaatttgaattgaaattaaaCTGAACTGAAATTGAACTGAAATTTATTTGAACTAAAAGAATAATGAAGAAAAGGGGGTTGgaacttacactctattagaggcccaaatgaATTTTGATGAAAAAGATTAATCTTTGATTGAAGGATgtagggttttgttgtttgagAACCCTAATTGTCTGTTTAATCGGGAATTGAAAGAGACAATTTTTTGAatgataaaacaaacaaaattaaggTGAGACACAATGTCTACACTTAATTAGGACctagagaattagggtttgttcaaaaaaatattcacaaaagattaggtttttgaaaatcaaaagaaagacatattttaaagtattaaaaatactaaaaaaatacactattttaaacataataaaaatatatcaaataattaatatttttgtgatttttttgaatatttatgaaatatGTATGATAAATGaggagtgtgtgaaaaatcaagtgaaagtgatttaatttgataggtgaattaattgagagaagttgtgaagaaaaatagaagaaattagtggcaaaaaataaggtttggtcTCACAAGGGCTTAAACCCACGCCTTTGGGGTTCATAACCCAAAATCTgaccaactgagctacgcgctcagTTTGTATAACATACGCATTcaaatcattatattttaaatttccccaagaattcaaatttgcgcgccaccatctTCAACCTCGAGCTTCAaggattttgaattttaaatctcactcgtttctcaaccaaatgggatGATCCAAACATGGTTTTCACTCAGTTTtcaacaaggaacatgatggtgccctcagaattcatttattctaagtataATTTAAGAATTAACTgaatgaacactaagaaccctaattcttaaaaacaaaatcaaatgatgatgttgatgaataaatgaatgatgattgaGGGCTTTTAATCCTCTAATGATGCAGAACAAACTGGTATTGAGCTTTCATGAAATATGTACAAGAATAagagagttagagtttgaaaatctacctctgaaactgaaggtcgacGGCTATGGTGGAGGACTCCCAACAATTATttgatgattgcaaaagcttccttgtgccTCAGTGATGCTAAAGGGACCTTTATTTCACCTTGGATCATCCTGAATTGCTCTGCTCGACTCCACTTGttcaagctccaaatgaaaatggaagatgatgattctgatgttacATATGTGTTGTaggcatctggatagcttccttaCACCCTAAGGAAGATGTTGATGCACTTCAATTGAATTGACACCCTCTGAATTCTTCAACTCGACTCCATTTGCTTAAGCTCCAAGTTGAAAGTGACCATGGTGCTCCAGCTGCTAAAATTCTCCAAAGAGGACTTGGATCACCTCCACTGAacctctttgagatgttagaacacTCACTTTCAATGATTAAGCTCTAGTTTAAAGAATTGCCTTCTTCACTCCATGAACTTTTGAAAAGTGAGTAAAAGAGAGAGATTTTGAAGAAAGCAAGTATtaaagttgctttggtgtgttttgaaCTGAAAACGAGCTCTCTATATATAGGAAAATGATCTGAGTTCATAGAAGAGTGAGGTGTGCTTGATGAGGTCACTTGAAGAATAACTTAGTAGTGAAGAAATGTGAAATATccaaaaatgcaatgatggcatttTAATTCCAATTGATCCCAAGCCCTAGCCATTGATTCCATCTTATCTTATGGCTCAATTATGATATGTAGGAGCATCCTAATTGGTTtggagaagattccttgatgattcaccaatttgccataaattccattttgtaatgattacttaatcacatggcctTGAATTTTTGAATCTCTTGAAATTTGGATGTTGTGACTCAAATGATTCTACACAACCTTTTCTGATATAATTGGAGTTATGGTGCACCATAATGATGGTCTCCCAGTCACCGCTATGCAGAAACCATAATGATGTGATTTCCACTGTTGAAGCTCTTTCAAAGCTCTGATTTCAACCTCCATTGCACCTAATTCACACAGAAatcatcatatatgtttcatACAATGATTATTACATCAATTATCCACTATTTTATCACAAATCAAAGATTATGTTCATCATACCGAAACCTATAAACATGAACAACAACATTCAAGTTTCATATACAATTCCTACACAAAATTTAGTGTTAAATCAGCACATGAATTATTACTCATGACATCAATTGAGATGGTCTTTCATAAACCTTCTCCAAATCCACACAAAATCAACAATAGGGAAAAACATAGAGAAAATAAAGAAGAGATCTATATACCCTTCATGCAATTGACAGCCATAAATGAgtaatccccccttacctcaattTTAGCAAAAATCCAAGCTTGACTATGGTGCTCTTTTCCactttttcaaattttcaaaatctatTTTTTGTCTCCTCTTCCCTCActattctatatttatttaacataattttatattgattaagttaattCTACTAATACCTTCCTAATTCTCTTTTATTCCTCCTTACCACAGAATACTCTTCATAATTCAAGTTTTCACCCCCAACACTCATAATTCcccatttttctattattttaattaaataaaaattctaataatTATTCTCACACTCAATAATTCGCAACCAATACCAAATAAATCACACAAACCTTTTAACACGAAAATAACATAATATAAAGCATTTAAAGTTCAATTACAAAAAACTAATTGAAATTTAGGTTGTTACACTGGCCGCCACCTCACTACCACAACTGCCGATCGCCCTCTGGTTGTCGTCTGCCGCCACGATCCGGCTACCCGCCTCCAATCACGCCTTCGGCCTCCAGAGTACTGTTCATACATCATCGTCAATTTTCGGCCTGATTCCATACAGTACCCGATTTTTGACTTTTCAACTTTTTCCGACTTTTCAATCTTTTGCCTTTTTGGGATTTTTCTAACTTTTCTAAGTTTtacaattttatgattttttccttTATTAAGCACATCCAACACTCGCCTATTCGAGTCCGAACCACACCCAAAAAGACACATAAAGTTAATCATGAATAATAGAAATCAAATATCATAGATTCATATCCTCGTCTTATCATAAGGTGAGTCAACATATTTTATCAATTCAACTCTCGCCTTATCAATTATCAATCATATAAATCATTCACAATAATAATCAATCACATAAGTCATTCACAGTTCTAATCAATTACAACTgcagtaatgtatgcaatgtattcaTCCCCTCTActccaatgcatgtggtaccaaattttTGGATATCAGAGTTATGTTACTGATTAATCCACTCACTATTGGTTCCTCTCTAAACCTAAACTCATCTCTCGTCCCCCCTTTTATATTAGAAACTTAATTTCCAACTTATTGATATATATATGTgtgattttgtttttcaaaataatcatCTTTCCTAACTATATACAAAACTACTTATGTTTATAAAAAATTCACAACAAAGAATGTGCCCGATCAACTAACGCCTATGTATGGGCGTTATATTCATGCGCCAGTTTCATTGACGCCTATGTGCATTTGTTATATGCATGCGCCAATTGATCTGACGCTAAtgtatattcatttttattttatttgctaTATACATGCATAAATTGTTCTGACACATAAGTATAATTTTGAGAGCATGCGTCAATTGACTTGACACATACTACTTGTtacgaaattttttattttaaacacaGGTAGTTTGATATATACGGAGTAGTTGAAAaatatgattgttttagaatttaaattaaaaactatagttaattaaaaataattatatgaattttttgccatgtccaagttgtggTGGTCAATACttaatatctataattttttaatgaaggtttttttttttttttttgaatttaaaacTTTGAATAATTTCtagaaatacaataaaataataaaatattaaataaattaaagtatAAGCCGATTGTCCTCACTTCTGGTCTAAAAAGTTTTTTAATTACTTAATCATATATATGCAATTTTCAAATGAAAGCTTTTTTTATTGAATTCGAGAAAGTCTGATTATTTTGAATTCAAAACTGTAAGTTAAGCCTATTATCTGACTTCTGGTCGAAAAAGTCTATGCTATGGGACTTATTAAACTCTTTTTAATTGTTTGTATAATTTATCCACTTTCTTTGGAATGGGCTCTcaatatatatttcatttttattagggTGCTTCAACATATTCTTACACACAGTGGCGGCTTCAACTTTGGTTGcccatttttataatttattcattttatttcatttatgagTGTGGAGTGGAGCATCCAATCATGTAGACCTGCTTCTTCTTTTGTTGACAAAAATAATGAAAGAACATTAAAAAACCATCCAACTTGTCTGCAAgagttaatataataataaactataTGATGAAAATTCAACTTCTAGAACGTATTGATTATAATATTCGGAGGAAAAGTGATGGGCAACAATATTGGATGTGTATATATATACATTTGTAAGTGACCATCAACATTCATCCAAAGGTAACAAAAACATTCATACAGAACTAACAAAATTGTGATAATGTCAGAAGGAAAAGGAAGAGTTTGTGTAACAGGAGGTACAGGTTTTATTGGTTCATGGATCATCAAGAGTCTCCTTGAAAATGGTTACAGTGTTAATACCACTGTTAGAGCTGATCCAGGTAAAATATTACTTTGTACTatatttctaatactaatttctgttttcaaaaaatagATATGTaactaaaattatataaattgcaGAGAAAAAGAGAGATCTTAGCTTTCTCACAGATCTTCCAGGAGCATCTGAAAAACTAAAATTTTTCAATGCCGATCTTGACGATCCAGAAAGTTTCAATGAAGCAATTGAAGGGTGCGTTGGAATATTCCACACCGCTGCTTCGGTTGATTTTGAAGAGAAGGAACCAGAAGAAATAGTGACAAAAAGAAGCATTGATGGAGCTTTAGGAATTCTAAAAGCATGTAAAAACTCTAAGACAGTGAAGAGAGTTGTTTACACTTCAAGTGCTTCTGCTGTTTATTgtcaagacaaagaaaaagaaaaagatgtaATGGATGAGAGTTATTGGAGTGATATAGACATTCTTAGAAGTTATAAACCATTCGGTTGGGCTTATTCAGTTTCTAAGACATTAGCAGAGAAAGCTGTTCTTGAATATGGACAACAAAATGGATTGGATATTGTGACTATTATACCAACTATTGTTGTTGGACCATTCATTTGCCCTAAGCTTCCTACCTCTGTTTATGGTGTACTACCTTACTTATTTGGTAATACTGACAACAGTCCAATATCTCGTTTTCATATGGTGCATGTTGATGATGTTGCACGAGCACATATATTCTTACTTGAACATGCTAATCCAAAAGGAAGATACAATTGTTCACCATTCCTTGCAACCGTTGAGGAAGTAGTTGACATTGTTTCTTCAAAGCATCCCGAATTTCAAATTCCAAAGTCCAAGTGAGTTCTTTTAAACACTAAAAATCAAAACGAATTCTATATTCAAAATTAATGTGAACTTTCTTTAATTgttactaatattatttttttttttctatagATTGCTTGAGGGACCTAAAGGTCTTGAGCTTCCACATTTAACATCAAAAAAACTCACAGATGCTGGATTTGAGTTTAAACATACTATTGAGGAAATGTTTGAGGATGCAATTCAATCTTGCAAAGAAAAGGGTTTCTTTTAACCATCAAATTAACAAGATGGTTAAccataattaataaataagatgtcattagaCACGGCTTAATATTTATTTGGTATTTGAACACATACGTTTCTCTTGTATTTCGTCCTGTTGCAATTGCTTTTGGTACATGTTGTGCTATTTTTTTTACTTGTATACTATTTGTATTGTTTATCCTTTTATTAATaatgttatttattattattattattattattattattattattattattattatttgttataaaactaactaaaactatatagagatctaagagagatagagaagaaagagagcaatattatcttatcttattccaagtgtgctttacattgtaatatgagtctctatttataggactcaagggagatagaaaatcatacatattaaacacatattaagtatggaataggaagatgaagaactaggagatggatggacatccactaacataaatattcataacactcccccttggatgtccattgaggatatgcctcgttaaaaccttactagaaaaaacctagtgggaaaaattctagtgaaggaaaaagagtacaatatcctttgaatgtgaattgtcTCGTTAAAAACCATAacaggaaaacccaatgggacaaaaccatggtgaaggaaaaaagagtgcaaaacatatgtatttctccccctcatgcagacatttacatgtgagacgatattctttgtagttgttgcttaaaatgtcttcttcgaagtgacttcatgtagtggtaatagttatgcaggattttatgaagttgttgccatgatttgtttcatagatctccatgaaatgattgtaccatcacatgtaaataaatagcctttttctgatctaccattgtgagaatctgacaagtaacctgcatctctaagataacgaagtatatgttagaccgctttccaatttcttcgtgtaggtgaataattctatcttacttatagattgaccgcaaatgatatatcatgatgtgtatatttagcaacgtgcattagtactccaattgcactaagatatggtacttcaggaccaagcaattttcatccttttctcgaggcctaaaaagatctttctcaacatctaatgatctaacattttcatcttttgtccatatagaatcattttaacacttttctatatagcattcttgatgtacaaatattcttttgtccacatgctcaatttgcaaacctagacatattttgtcttttctaggtccttcatctcaaactctttatttaagcaatttatagcttttggaagctcctcaggagttccaataatacttatgtcatccacatagacaaatattattgcaaatacttttccatatcattttatgaaaatacaaggacaaattgagttatttgtatatccatcctttagtaaatattcactgtggtgattataccacatgcatccaggttgtttcaacccatagagaaacttgttcaatttgatggaatAGTTTTCTAGAGATCCAAAATTAcatgcctctggtatattgaaccctccagggagtttcatgtaaatgtcactattaagtgaaccatataaataagatgtcattacatccatcatgttcaaattaagcccttcatgtattacaaggctaattaattataaaaactcgattgaatccactataggtgaatatgttttatcaaaatcaatcttaggtctttgtgaaaatcattgagcaataaatcaaactttatatcagtcttatttttctttttcgtaaaaactcatttatatccaattagtttcacaccttgaggtattcggactacaggtccaaaagtgagtaaCTTGTACAGTGAGTTtaatcttcttcaattgaatatatttattttggtcaattctcacttagtctctaatctttaatagactttgactcacgatcctcgttatcattgatcacttttagcgctatgttgtatacaaagacattgtcaatattgactttatttggttatctcaatttcgtttccattccatttcatccatgacataatttatcgagatctctttatttcatatttcaag is part of the Vicia villosa cultivar HV-30 ecotype Madison, WI linkage group LG2, Vvil1.0, whole genome shotgun sequence genome and encodes:
- the LOC131647054 gene encoding vestitone reductase-like: MSEGKGRVCVTGGTGFIGSWIIKSLLENGYSVNTTVRADPEKKRDLSFLTDLPGASEKLKFFNADLDDPESFNEAIEGCVGIFHTAASVDFEEKEPEEIVTKRSIDGALGILKACKNSKTVKRVVYTSSASAVYCQDKEKEKDVMDESYWSDIDILRSYKPFGWAYSVSKTLAEKAVLEYGQQNGLDIVTIIPTIVVGPFICPKLPTSVYGVLPYLFGNTDNSPISRFHMVHVDDVARAHIFLLEHANPKGRYNCSPFLATVEEVVDIVSSKHPEFQIPKSKLLEGPKGLELPHLTSKKLTDAGFEFKHTIEEMFEDAIQSCKEKGFF